One genomic region from Nocardia vinacea encodes:
- a CDS encoding tetratricopeptide repeat protein, whose product MGGRLALVVGSECEALGELGFTDELATGLYGTLTGSGGWRAATEVPGPVLNPTVAQLVTAVDEAFDAAAREQATLLIGFVGHGTATSAEDFFLLGHDSPAVPNSHTAFHLTQEIRERLNRSALDGLVVLVDACETEQGVLGAARRWTDLLSRAAGRMELLVAAGDGPAYAGCFTRTLLSTFAVGLPARGENLLPSDLVDPIAAACTRQQPEHLSFTSGTVSAADGGDPGLWLVPNIARHRDAVTGRPAAGFVDQLTRRLLLTPAVRETLDDIVGSGSYRLRGVIGPPGVGKSTLLAMLIRPSLVDTLPVAPEYITAAVFLTVSSSIEAVAAELSAQLSTRLPGFRAAVAAARSLARHSVTAPDVFDVEVRQPLADLGGWGRRVTIVVDGLNEPEQGTQRLLVAAVAELTRRPELAHVRVIVGIREGLGFENDSELRHMHRIVVAEPVAEDIAAIVESAGYERAAVDEQEWVGWIDARLAETPMARADSPAAAAGWLLAGLLAEVADEVTDRVVAEDVGVDGLVALRVGAAIRAAAGDGPDIAPNVAYTWGIGAVLGVLVAAGVGPVLPLELLDAAMRELGAEVSIAGIRDLTVGLGVLVTRSRPGTADESLGIAHAALLPGLADECDRLGVHSEDAHRAVISAIEAGTTERVADYARGAAVRHYLAYGAAAAAFGYLESLETTRVVDNRDLWVAWLPSFTAAMGPDHRVTLLVRNHLANCRGRSGEFATAVTELEALARDQTRVLGADDLDTVTTRYDIADWRGHMGQLERTVADFERLVIDHARILGTDHPWTLRARNSLAYWRSERGSLRRAVIEFEQLIADQERILGPVDPQTLRTRLHLARSRAMAGELVRAFTEFELLLVDQVRILGPDDAQTLRTRISMARWRRESGETTRAITEYAALRTDQLRILGPDHPDTLHTRNCLAGCYGEAGDIGAAITELEPLLADQIRVLGPDHPHTLLTRSNLEYWRARSGG is encoded by the coding sequence ATGGGAGGAAGGCTCGCCCTGGTAGTCGGGTCCGAGTGCGAGGCACTGGGGGAACTGGGGTTCACCGATGAGTTGGCGACGGGTCTGTATGGGACATTGACCGGATCCGGCGGCTGGCGGGCGGCGACGGAGGTGCCGGGCCCGGTGCTGAATCCGACAGTTGCACAGCTGGTTACGGCGGTGGATGAGGCTTTCGACGCGGCGGCGCGAGAGCAGGCGACGCTGCTGATCGGATTCGTCGGACACGGCACCGCGACCAGCGCGGAGGACTTCTTTCTGCTCGGCCACGATTCGCCCGCGGTGCCGAACTCGCATACGGCCTTCCATCTGACACAGGAGATTCGGGAGCGGTTGAACCGATCGGCGCTGGACGGGTTGGTGGTCCTCGTCGACGCGTGTGAGACCGAACAGGGCGTGCTCGGTGCGGCCCGCCGCTGGACCGACTTGCTGTCGAGGGCGGCGGGCCGGATGGAGTTACTTGTCGCCGCCGGTGACGGTCCCGCTTACGCGGGCTGCTTCACCCGAACGCTGCTGTCCACCTTCGCGGTCGGACTGCCCGCGCGCGGGGAGAATCTGCTGCCGTCGGATCTGGTCGATCCGATCGCCGCTGCGTGCACCCGGCAGCAGCCGGAACATCTGTCGTTCACCTCGGGCACGGTATCCGCGGCCGATGGCGGTGATCCCGGCCTGTGGCTGGTGCCGAATATCGCCCGTCACCGCGACGCCGTAACCGGCCGTCCGGCAGCTGGTTTCGTCGATCAACTCACCCGCAGACTGCTACTGACCCCGGCCGTGCGCGAGACGCTCGACGATATCGTCGGATCGGGCAGCTACCGGTTGCGCGGGGTGATCGGACCGCCCGGCGTGGGCAAATCGACACTACTGGCAATGCTCATCCGGCCGAGCCTGGTCGACACCCTGCCCGTCGCACCCGAATACATCACGGCCGCAGTATTTTTGACCGTCAGCAGTTCCATCGAGGCGGTCGCCGCCGAGTTGTCCGCGCAGTTGAGCACTCGACTGCCCGGCTTCCGTGCTGCGGTCGCGGCGGCGCGGAGCCTGGCCCGGCACAGTGTCACCGCACCCGATGTTTTCGATGTCGAGGTGCGACAACCGCTGGCGGACCTGGGCGGATGGGGTCGACGGGTCACCATTGTCGTGGACGGATTGAACGAACCGGAACAGGGCACCCAGCGACTGCTGGTGGCCGCGGTCGCCGAGTTGACCCGGCGACCGGAGCTCGCGCACGTCCGGGTGATCGTGGGCATCCGGGAGGGGCTCGGCTTCGAGAACGATTCGGAACTGCGGCATATGCATCGGATCGTCGTCGCCGAGCCGGTGGCCGAGGATATCGCCGCGATTGTGGAATCTGCGGGGTATGAGCGTGCCGCCGTCGACGAGCAGGAATGGGTCGGCTGGATCGATGCGCGGTTGGCCGAAACACCAATGGCGCGTGCCGATTCCCCTGCTGCTGCAGCGGGCTGGCTGTTGGCCGGATTGCTGGCCGAGGTCGCCGACGAGGTCACCGATCGGGTGGTTGCCGAGGATGTCGGTGTCGACGGTCTGGTGGCGTTGCGGGTCGGCGCGGCCATCCGCGCCGCAGCGGGAGATGGACCGGATATCGCACCGAATGTCGCCTATACCTGGGGGATCGGCGCGGTCCTCGGTGTGCTGGTCGCGGCAGGTGTCGGTCCGGTGCTGCCGCTGGAACTGCTGGATGCGGCGATGCGTGAACTCGGGGCCGAGGTGAGCATTGCCGGCATCCGCGATCTCACAGTGGGTTTGGGTGTGCTGGTCACGCGCAGTCGCCCCGGTACGGCCGACGAATCGCTCGGTATCGCCCATGCCGCGCTGCTCCCCGGACTGGCCGATGAATGCGACCGTCTAGGCGTGCACAGTGAGGATGCGCACCGGGCGGTGATCTCGGCCATCGAGGCGGGCACCACCGAACGCGTTGCCGACTATGCCCGTGGTGCGGCGGTGCGCCACTACCTGGCCTATGGCGCCGCGGCGGCCGCCTTCGGCTACCTGGAATCGCTGGAAACCACACGCGTGGTGGACAATCGGGATCTGTGGGTGGCCTGGCTGCCGAGCTTCACCGCCGCCATGGGTCCGGATCATCGGGTCACGCTGCTGGTTCGCAACCATCTCGCGAACTGCCGTGGTCGCAGCGGCGAATTCGCCACCGCCGTCACCGAATTGGAAGCGCTGGCCCGCGATCAGACGCGGGTACTCGGCGCGGATGATCTCGATACCGTCACCACCCGCTACGACATCGCGGATTGGCGCGGTCATATGGGCCAGCTCGAGCGGACGGTCGCGGATTTCGAACGGCTCGTCATCGATCACGCCCGCATCCTCGGCACCGACCACCCGTGGACGTTGCGCGCGCGAAACAGCCTGGCCTACTGGCGCAGTGAACGCGGCAGTCTGCGCCGCGCTGTCATCGAATTCGAACAGCTGATCGCCGATCAGGAGCGCATCCTCGGTCCCGTCGACCCGCAAACCCTGCGCACCCGACTGCATCTCGCGCGTTCCCGCGCCATGGCGGGCGAGCTGGTCCGCGCCTTCACCGAATTCGAACTGCTGCTCGTCGACCAGGTCCGCATCCTCGGCCCTGATGACGCCCAGACCCTGCGCACCCGCATCAGTATGGCGCGCTGGCGGCGGGAGAGCGGTGAAACGACCAGGGCCATTACCGAATACGCCGCCCTGCGGACGGATCAGTTGCGCATTCTCGGGCCGGATCATCCGGATACCCTGCACACCCGCAATTGCCTCGCGGGCTGCTATGGCGAGGCGGGTGATATCGGCGCCGCCATTACCGAATTGGAGCCACTGCTCGCCGATCAGATCCGCGTCCTCGGACCCGACCATCCGCATACCCTGCTCACCCGAAGCAACCTGGAGTACTGGCGCGCCCGGTCCGGCGGGTAG
- a CDS encoding SPFH domain-containing protein, with product MLGYHVPDPDEAMLVSGGTSKDNAPFGVVIGRGKWVMPFFRKVSYLSLAMFEAEIKERCVTKQAIQLEVRAVIAFKVANDTQSIVNAAQRFLSEQEREMSVLTGRIFSGHLRSIVGSMTVEEIIRERQRLADEVLVASKVEMGNIGLWVDSFQIQSIDDGNLGYITALAAPHNAAVQRDAQIAQSQAAQRAAEAEQESLRRRAEYQRETAILQAQYQQDIDKANAEAAQAGPLAEAKAMQEVLTAQAEQARKEAELREQQLQAEVVKPARAEAERVRILAEAEADRTRIQADAAASNNRIALDQLLIEQLPEIVKQASNGLANANLTVLNGPDGVGELVNGMVGQGLTVFNSLQKALSSNDGDNAS from the coding sequence GTGCTGGGTTATCACGTTCCGGATCCTGACGAGGCGATGCTGGTCAGCGGCGGTACGAGCAAGGACAACGCGCCCTTCGGCGTCGTCATCGGACGAGGCAAGTGGGTGATGCCGTTCTTCCGCAAGGTGAGCTATCTGTCGCTGGCCATGTTCGAGGCCGAGATCAAGGAACGCTGCGTCACCAAGCAGGCCATCCAGCTCGAGGTGCGGGCAGTGATCGCGTTCAAGGTCGCCAACGACACCCAGTCGATCGTCAATGCGGCCCAACGCTTTCTGTCCGAACAGGAGCGGGAGATGTCGGTGCTGACCGGACGCATCTTCTCCGGACACCTGCGCTCGATCGTCGGCTCGATGACGGTCGAGGAGATCATCCGCGAACGCCAGCGGCTGGCCGACGAGGTACTGGTGGCCTCCAAGGTGGAGATGGGCAATATCGGCCTGTGGGTGGATTCGTTCCAAATCCAATCCATCGATGACGGCAATCTGGGGTACATCACCGCACTGGCCGCACCGCACAACGCGGCCGTGCAGCGCGATGCGCAGATCGCGCAATCACAGGCCGCGCAGCGTGCCGCCGAGGCTGAACAGGAATCGCTGCGCCGCCGAGCCGAATATCAGCGTGAGACCGCTATTCTCCAGGCGCAGTATCAGCAGGATATCGATAAGGCCAATGCCGAAGCGGCACAGGCCGGTCCGCTGGCCGAGGCCAAGGCGATGCAGGAGGTGCTCACCGCGCAGGCCGAACAGGCACGCAAAGAGGCCGAGTTGCGTGAGCAGCAGTTGCAGGCCGAAGTCGTGAAACCCGCTCGGGCCGAAGCGGAACGGGTACGCATCCTCGCCGAGGCCGAGGCCGATCGGACCCGGATCCAGGCCGACGCGGCGGCCTCGAACAACCGGATCGCCTTGGACCAGTTGCTGATCGAGCAGCTGCCGGAAATCGTCAAGCAGGCCTCCAACGGCCTGGCGAACGCCAACCTGACGGTGCTCAACGGACCCGATGGAGTCGGCGAATTGGTCAACGGAATGGTCGGTCAGGGCCTCACTGTATTCAACTCGTTACAAAAGGCGCTTTCATCCAACGACGGGGATAATGCGAGCTAA
- a CDS encoding cold shock domain-containing protein, giving the protein MLVSIGKLVSFDSSRGFGFIRPDDGGPDVFVHVNDIGLDEDELRQGRVFEFDVTEGDRGPKAVNLTVVGGQPLPPAPRHKKDRSGSGQLTATEHKRLITELLLDASPALTAGEILTIRDRLTAFADQHGWLE; this is encoded by the coding sequence GTGTTGGTGTCCATCGGGAAATTGGTGTCGTTCGACAGTTCGCGGGGATTCGGGTTCATTCGGCCCGACGATGGTGGCCCGGATGTGTTCGTTCATGTGAACGACATCGGACTGGACGAGGATGAACTGCGCCAGGGGCGGGTGTTCGAATTCGATGTGACCGAGGGTGATCGTGGTCCGAAGGCGGTCAACCTCACCGTGGTCGGCGGTCAACCACTACCACCCGCTCCTCGGCACAAAAAAGACAGATCCGGCTCCGGCCAACTGACCGCCACCGAACACAAACGCCTGATCACCGAGCTACTACTGGACGCAAGCCCCGCCCTCACCGCCGGTGAGATCCTCACCATCCGCGACCGCCTCACCGCCTTCGCCGATCAGCACGGCTGGCTGGAATAG
- a CDS encoding ATP-dependent DNA ligase — protein sequence MDLPVMPPVRPMLAKTAPSVPHEPGLSYEPKWDGFRCVVFRDGDEVELGSRNDRPLTRYFPEVAELLQAALPNKCVVDGEIVVVTDEGLDFDTLQNRLHPAASRVNKLAKETPASFVAFDLLALGDKDLTGEPFAERRRLLETILDTELARVHLTPITQDPAVAEDWFTRFEGAGFDGVMVKSNELAYLQDKRVMLKVKHERTADCVVAGFRWHKDGEGVGSLLLGLFDDEGNMHHVGVASSFTAAKRKSLVDELKPLRENALANHPWREWADAAAQAKADGKMPGGVSRWTGGKDLSWEALRPELVAEVRYEHVQSGRLRHGGRLVRFRSDRTPESCTYAQLDEVAPAELSAIFTEARGQ from the coding sequence GTGGACTTACCCGTGATGCCGCCCGTCAGGCCGATGCTGGCGAAAACGGCGCCCTCGGTGCCGCACGAGCCGGGCCTGAGTTACGAACCGAAATGGGACGGCTTTCGCTGCGTGGTGTTCCGCGACGGCGACGAAGTGGAACTCGGTTCCCGCAACGACCGCCCCCTCACCCGCTATTTTCCCGAGGTCGCCGAACTACTGCAGGCGGCGCTGCCGAATAAATGCGTGGTGGACGGTGAAATCGTGGTGGTCACCGATGAGGGACTCGATTTCGACACCCTGCAGAACCGGTTACATCCGGCGGCCTCGCGGGTCAACAAGTTGGCCAAGGAAACGCCGGCCAGCTTCGTCGCCTTCGATCTGCTCGCTCTCGGCGACAAGGATCTGACCGGTGAGCCGTTCGCCGAACGCCGACGGCTGCTGGAGACCATTCTCGATACCGAACTCGCCCGGGTGCATCTGACCCCGATCACCCAGGATCCCGCCGTCGCCGAGGACTGGTTCACCCGCTTCGAGGGTGCGGGTTTCGACGGTGTCATGGTCAAGTCCAACGAGCTGGCGTATCTGCAGGACAAGCGGGTGATGCTCAAGGTCAAACACGAGCGCACCGCGGACTGCGTGGTGGCCGGTTTCCGCTGGCACAAGGACGGCGAGGGCGTCGGTTCGCTGCTGCTCGGACTCTTCGACGACGAGGGCAATATGCATCATGTCGGAGTCGCGAGCAGTTTCACCGCGGCCAAACGCAAGTCGCTGGTGGATGAGCTGAAACCGTTGCGGGAGAACGCATTGGCGAATCATCCGTGGCGGGAATGGGCCGATGCCGCGGCGCAGGCGAAGGCCGATGGCAAGATGCCGGGCGGGGTGAGCCGGTGGACCGGCGGCAAGGATCTGTCCTGGGAGGCGCTGCGTCCGGAGTTGGTCGCCGAGGTCCGCTACGAACATGTGCAGTCGGGCCGATTGCGGCACGGCGGCAGGCTGGTGCGCTTCCGGTCCGATCGCACACCGGAATCGTGTACCTACGCCCAGCTCGACGAGGTCGCACCGGCCGAATTGAGCGCCATCTTCACCGAAGCCCGGGGGCAATGA